The following are encoded together in the Tepidiforma bonchosmolovskayae genome:
- a CDS encoding enoyl-CoA hydratase-related protein, with protein sequence MEFEDLLYRVDGPIAWVTFNRPQYRNAQSWRLLDEYDRAMDLAVADPAVRVIITRGAGGNFSSGHDLGTPEQAADRAARGIADAGIEFYENFRHYNLDLLVKWRNAPKPTIAMVEGYCIFAGWMMAACVDLVFAARNALFLPAMLEYFSLPYDVGVRKAKELMFESRFLTAEEAMQLGFVNRVYEPEELERETAGYALRVAENNPVVVRLSKAAANRAQDLMGYSAFLDAGLSDYLVMMANRGEARTRGGRRLGGVELAIRGLRGERPGLTPRAGGEAAP encoded by the coding sequence ATGGAGTTCGAGGACCTCCTCTACCGGGTCGACGGGCCAATCGCATGGGTCACCTTCAATCGCCCCCAGTACCGCAATGCGCAGTCCTGGCGCCTGCTCGATGAGTACGACCGCGCCATGGACCTCGCGGTAGCCGACCCCGCGGTTCGCGTCATCATCACGCGGGGCGCCGGCGGGAACTTCTCGAGCGGGCATGACCTCGGCACGCCGGAGCAGGCTGCGGACCGGGCGGCGCGCGGCATCGCCGATGCCGGCATCGAGTTCTATGAGAACTTCCGGCACTACAACCTCGACCTCCTGGTCAAGTGGCGGAATGCGCCCAAGCCGACCATCGCCATGGTCGAGGGCTACTGCATCTTCGCCGGGTGGATGATGGCGGCCTGCGTCGACCTCGTCTTCGCAGCGCGCAATGCCCTGTTCCTGCCGGCCATGCTCGAGTACTTCTCCCTTCCCTACGACGTGGGCGTCCGCAAAGCGAAGGAGCTGATGTTCGAGAGCCGGTTCCTGACGGCTGAGGAGGCGATGCAGCTCGGGTTCGTCAACCGCGTCTACGAGCCTGAGGAGCTCGAAAGGGAGACGGCCGGCTATGCCCTGCGCGTCGCAGAGAACAATCCAGTCGTGGTGCGCCTCTCGAAAGCGGCCGCCAACCGGGCGCAGGACCTGATGGGCTACTCCGCCTTCCTCGATGCCGGGCTCTCGGACTACCTCGTGATGATGGCGAACCGCGGCGAGGCGCGGACCCGCGGAGGCCGGCGGCTCGGCGGGGTCGAACTCGCGATCCGCGGGCTCCGCGGCGAACGGCCGGGGCTCACGCCGCGTGCGGGCGGCGAAGCCGCGCCGTAA